The following are from one region of the Candidatus Protochlamydia phocaeensis genome:
- a CDS encoding alpha/beta hydrolase, with product MHQWKTTLRTILTSLFFFFTLEAKTVDSMSDAALPCQIKLDPETAAFLKEFDQMSQPGPIKVENMRQAIFPSYQSKASIQGVRDLSIPGPFGSIPARLYFPKGNGPYPVYISFEGGGWIAGSLDSNDNLSREICHRSGCLVVSVEYRKAPEYPFPKPLEDCYAAAVWIAQHIAEFNGDPQKLAIGGDSAGGNLAAAVTLLARDRRGPSFRCQVLIYPATNYDFDTLSYYENAQGYFLTRDAMKQFWAFYLKGANGKDPRASPLQADLGRLPPALILVAHFDPLRDDGLAYAHQLKTFDVPTVVYTYPTIHGFVSFANRLSLGRKGINDIAQYLQQQLRS from the coding sequence ATGCATCAATGGAAGACAACATTAAGAACTATTCTGACAAGCCTATTTTTCTTTTTCACCCTTGAAGCCAAGACTGTAGATTCGATGTCCGATGCAGCCCTTCCCTGCCAAATAAAATTGGATCCGGAGACAGCCGCCTTTTTAAAAGAATTCGACCAAATGTCTCAGCCCGGCCCGATTAAGGTGGAAAACATGCGGCAGGCCATTTTCCCCTCTTATCAAAGCAAGGCATCTATTCAAGGGGTTCGCGATTTATCCATTCCCGGCCCATTCGGGTCCATTCCCGCCCGCCTTTATTTTCCCAAAGGAAACGGTCCTTATCCTGTTTATATTTCTTTTGAAGGTGGAGGATGGATTGCAGGCAGCTTAGACAGCAATGACAATTTATCCCGGGAAATTTGCCACCGCTCCGGTTGCCTAGTTGTTTCGGTCGAATACCGCAAGGCGCCCGAATATCCCTTTCCTAAGCCCTTAGAAGATTGCTATGCAGCGGCCGTTTGGATCGCCCAGCATATTGCAGAATTTAACGGGGATCCCCAAAAATTGGCGATTGGAGGAGACAGCGCAGGAGGCAATCTAGCGGCCGCCGTCACTTTGCTTGCACGGGATCGCCGTGGGCCTTCCTTCCGCTGCCAAGTGCTCATTTATCCTGCTACCAATTATGATTTTGATACGCTGTCTTATTATGAAAATGCCCAAGGCTATTTCTTAACGCGCGATGCAATGAAACAATTCTGGGCTTTTTATTTAAAAGGAGCCAATGGCAAAGATCCGCGTGCCTCGCCTCTACAAGCTGATCTTGGCCGTTTGCCTCCTGCTTTAATTTTAGTGGCTCATTTCGACCCCTTGCGGGATGACGGCTTGGCTTATGCCCATCAATTAAAAACCTTTGACGTACCGACCGTCGTCTATACGTATCCCACTATTCACGGCTTTGTCAGCTTTGCCAACCGCCTTAGCCTCGGACGAAAAGGCATCAATGACATTGCCCAATATTTACAGCAACAGCTTCGTTCTTAG
- a CDS encoding metallophosphoesterase, translating into MSIWAIADLHLSFGVPNKHMSVFGPQWEAYTEKIEQAWRENISEEDLILIPGDISWALRMEEAQPDLDWIGRLPGTKVLLKGNHDYWWGSLSKIKSFLPASCHLIQNNSFTWKGVSIAGTRLWDIPQLSFDAIINFQEHACVKKLTETDQSEESQKIYQRELGRLEMSLKAMSPDAKLRIAMTHYPPIGPNLQETEATRLLEKYGVQICVFGHLHNVKSHLQLFGTHHGIRYYLTACDYLPDFKPLKIAEEP; encoded by the coding sequence ATGTCAATCTGGGCAATAGCCGATCTTCATTTGTCTTTTGGCGTTCCGAATAAGCACATGAGCGTATTTGGCCCCCAATGGGAAGCATACACTGAGAAAATAGAGCAGGCTTGGCGCGAAAATATTTCGGAAGAAGATCTTATCTTAATTCCCGGAGACATTTCATGGGCCCTGCGTATGGAAGAGGCTCAGCCTGATTTAGATTGGATTGGCCGCTTGCCCGGAACAAAAGTCCTTTTAAAAGGCAACCATGACTATTGGTGGGGATCCCTATCTAAGATCAAGTCTTTTCTTCCCGCCTCTTGCCACCTCATTCAAAATAACAGCTTCACCTGGAAAGGCGTCAGCATTGCTGGAACGCGATTATGGGATATTCCCCAATTAAGCTTTGATGCCATCATCAATTTTCAAGAGCATGCTTGCGTAAAAAAATTAACAGAAACAGATCAATCTGAAGAGAGCCAAAAAATTTATCAAAGGGAATTAGGTCGGTTAGAGATGAGCCTTAAGGCGATGTCTCCAGATGCTAAATTACGCATCGCCATGACGCACTATCCTCCTATCGGGCCTAACTTGCAAGAGACGGAAGCCACACGCTTATTGGAGAAATATGGCGTTCAAATCTGTGTATTTGGCCATCTTCATAACGTCAAATCCCATTTGCAGTTATTTGGAACCCATCATGGCATCCGCTATTACTTGACCGCTTGCGATTACTTGCCAGATTTTAAGCCTCTCAAAATTGCCGAAGAACCTTAA
- a CDS encoding SANT/Myb-like DNA-binding domain-containing protein translates to MSSIANPLPLVNPPSAIHTKKRPREPSDPLLHKKEAIQTVISPILAASADSGAWKKGKKPRFFTHWSIIEDLALLQAMRKLGRAWKLIIQETPELINRQPDSCRKRFDCIWAKQISLAELQNSEGEIVIKGNGRSRRLVILNSKERSDSCNGESPLPHFVEPWPLQSPLSLPPIETKINNEEVGDLNLFDPVEFSIDTSDPLYQQILESLI, encoded by the coding sequence ATGAGTTCGATAGCAAATCCTCTTCCTCTAGTCAATCCGCCATCTGCAATCCATACAAAAAAAAGGCCAAGGGAGCCTTCCGATCCCTTATTGCATAAAAAAGAAGCGATCCAAACGGTTATTTCTCCGATCCTGGCAGCTTCTGCAGATTCGGGCGCTTGGAAGAAGGGAAAAAAGCCTAGATTCTTCACTCACTGGTCAATTATTGAAGACCTCGCTTTATTGCAAGCGATGCGCAAATTGGGACGTGCCTGGAAACTAATTATCCAAGAAACGCCTGAATTGATAAATCGACAGCCGGATAGCTGCCGCAAGAGATTTGATTGTATTTGGGCGAAGCAAATTTCCCTAGCAGAACTTCAAAATTCGGAGGGAGAAATTGTAATAAAAGGAAATGGCCGCTCACGCCGTCTCGTCATTCTCAATTCAAAAGAGCGCTCGGACTCTTGCAATGGCGAATCCCCCCTCCCACACTTTGTAGAGCCTTGGCCCTTGCAATCCCCTCTTTCTCTACCGCCTATAGAGACAAAAATCAACAATGAGGAAGTGGGAGACTTAAACTTATTTGACCCTGTTGAGTTCTCAATCGATACAAGCGATCCTCTTTACCAACAAATATTGGAGTCTTTGATTTGA
- the nrdJ gene encoding ribonucleoside-triphosphate reductase, adenosylcobalamin-dependent, with protein MTRPTARAMATALRTYHRPIKEGDTLLETWDQVVDRVISHQRWLWERALGRSLNEVQEDELEEVRTLILGRYIAPAGRTLWLGGTELSRTRESSMFNCSYTHVETVYDMVDVLWLLLQGCGVGFRPITGTLNGFRRPLQEIKVIRSGRTEKGGVQHNIETYDPETQVWTIKVGDSAIAWAKAIGKLVAGKFPAKSLILDFSEIRPAGTRLKGYGWISSGDEQIAKAFKAIAKILSDRADQLLTRIDILDIVNWLGTILSSRRSAQIALFEYGQPEWDEFAIAKKEWWLKGNAHRQQSNNSLLFRTKPSRQELERVFQLMLDSGGSEPGIINAAEAERRAPWFKGCNPCVEILLGNKSFCNLTEVNVLAFRGDKVGLERALYLAGRMNYRQTMVNLRDEILQEAWHLNNDFLHLCGVGLTGVRARPDLTAYDFKRMRNITVSAAYSMANELNAPLPKNVTCIKPSGTISKIMGTEEWGEVPEGIHMPLGKYVFNNITYSKHDPLVAKFRSAGYSVVEKPYEPESVLVKFPVKYETVPFARTTVTRKNGKVEEVEVNTDSAVAQLEWYNLLQTTWCEQNVSNTVSYDPSEIPAIIDWLMKNWDSYVGVSFLFRNDPTKNAEDLGYAYLPQEVVTKEVYENYVANLKEIDYSGIHIRDDEFIESCATGACPVR; from the coding sequence ATGACCAGACCAACAGCGCGAGCAATGGCCACAGCTTTGCGTACTTATCACAGACCGATTAAAGAAGGCGATACGCTATTAGAAACATGGGATCAAGTGGTGGATCGTGTAATCTCTCATCAACGCTGGCTATGGGAACGCGCGCTGGGACGCTCTTTGAACGAAGTACAAGAAGATGAATTGGAAGAAGTTAGAACTCTCATTTTAGGGCGCTATATTGCTCCAGCCGGCCGAACCCTATGGCTGGGAGGAACTGAATTAAGCCGTACGCGCGAATCGAGCATGTTCAATTGCTCTTATACGCATGTAGAGACGGTTTATGATATGGTCGATGTATTATGGCTGCTTTTACAGGGATGTGGAGTGGGTTTTAGACCTATTACAGGGACACTCAATGGTTTCCGCAGGCCGCTTCAAGAGATTAAGGTCATTCGCTCTGGCCGTACAGAAAAAGGCGGTGTGCAGCATAATATTGAAACATACGATCCCGAAACGCAGGTTTGGACAATTAAAGTCGGTGACTCCGCCATTGCGTGGGCCAAAGCCATTGGCAAGCTTGTGGCAGGTAAATTTCCGGCCAAATCCTTAATCCTTGATTTCTCTGAAATCCGTCCGGCAGGAACCCGTCTGAAAGGCTACGGTTGGATTTCATCAGGCGATGAGCAAATCGCCAAGGCTTTTAAAGCTATCGCAAAAATTTTATCGGATCGCGCCGATCAGCTTCTGACTCGTATTGATATTTTGGATATCGTTAACTGGCTAGGCACTATTTTATCCAGCAGACGCTCTGCACAAATTGCCCTTTTCGAGTACGGTCAACCAGAATGGGATGAATTTGCCATCGCAAAAAAAGAGTGGTGGCTAAAAGGCAATGCTCACCGTCAACAATCTAATAACAGCTTGCTTTTCCGTACCAAGCCTTCGCGCCAAGAATTGGAAAGAGTGTTTCAGCTCATGCTGGATTCCGGCGGATCTGAACCCGGTATCATCAATGCCGCAGAAGCAGAAAGACGGGCGCCTTGGTTCAAAGGATGCAACCCTTGCGTTGAGATCCTGCTTGGCAACAAGAGCTTCTGCAATTTGACAGAAGTGAATGTCCTGGCTTTCAGGGGAGATAAAGTCGGCTTGGAGCGCGCTCTTTATCTGGCCGGACGCATGAACTATCGCCAAACGATGGTCAACTTGCGCGATGAGATTTTGCAGGAAGCTTGGCATCTCAACAATGACTTCTTGCATCTGTGCGGAGTAGGCTTGACCGGTGTTCGCGCACGGCCTGACCTGACTGCTTATGACTTCAAGCGCATGCGCAATATCACGGTAAGCGCCGCTTATAGCATGGCCAATGAATTGAATGCGCCTCTGCCCAAGAATGTGACTTGCATTAAGCCTAGCGGAACCATTAGCAAAATTATGGGAACGGAAGAATGGGGCGAAGTGCCAGAAGGCATCCATATGCCACTTGGAAAGTATGTTTTCAATAACATTACTTATTCCAAGCATGATCCTTTAGTCGCAAAATTCCGCTCCGCTGGATATTCTGTCGTTGAAAAGCCTTATGAACCGGAATCTGTTTTGGTCAAATTCCCAGTCAAGTACGAAACTGTGCCGTTCGCACGCACAACAGTGACTAGAAAGAACGGCAAGGTCGAAGAAGTGGAAGTCAATACGGATTCAGCCGTTGCTCAGCTCGAATGGTATAATTTATTGCAGACGACCTGGTGCGAGCAAAACGTTTCTAACACGGTATCCTACGATCCATCAGAGATTCCAGCCATCATTGACTGGCTCATGAAAAACTGGGATTCCTATGTTGGCGTGTCCTTCCTTTTCCGCAACGACCCGACTAAAAATGCGGAAGATCTAGGCTATGCTTATCTTCCACAAGAAGTGGTGACCAAGGAAGTCTATGAGAATTATGTGGCCAATTTAAAAGAAATTGACTACTCAGGCATTCACATTCGCGACGACGAATTTATTGAAAGCTGCGCAACAGGCGCCTGCCCTGTTCGTTAA
- a CDS encoding sugar phosphate nucleotidyltransferase, whose translation MATLTVLDQLMTRRTNSPDPALSVDMKLVASLILSGGEGTRLYPLTLTRCKPAINFGGKYRLIDVPISNSIHADCHKIFVLTQFLSSSLHHHIFQTYMQGGRASEMIEILTAEQRPTHKNWFQGTADAVRQNMDYLLECPVEYFLILSGDQLYNINFREMVLFAKKTDADVVIAALPVTAQEATRMGVLKINENDFITDFYEKPQEKELLQKLRSPSETLERAGVNPASKRHHLGSMGIYLFKRKALVDLLMKDPREDFGKHLIPTKVQSGQAAAFLYDGYWEDIGTIETFYQANMALTESNPKFSFHNELRPIFTSRYDLPPAKFFQTQIDKSLLCEGAIVEADEVTHSLLGPRTMIRKGSIIRDTYIMGNDYYISTVSDHHRLPPAPHIGENCLIKRAIIDKNVHIGHGVQLINKQNLTHYNGENIFIRDGIIIVPRGATLPDGFIL comes from the coding sequence ATGGCTACTCTAACAGTGCTCGATCAGTTAATGACTAGGCGAACAAATTCTCCAGACCCTGCTCTATCAGTCGATATGAAGCTTGTTGCGAGCTTGATCTTAAGTGGCGGAGAAGGGACCCGTTTGTATCCTTTAACGTTAACGCGCTGTAAGCCAGCAATCAATTTTGGTGGAAAATATCGGCTTATCGATGTCCCTATTTCCAACTCCATTCATGCAGATTGCCATAAGATTTTTGTTCTGACTCAATTTCTTTCTTCTTCCCTTCATCACCATATCTTCCAAACTTATATGCAAGGGGGAAGAGCTTCCGAAATGATTGAGATATTAACTGCCGAACAAAGACCTACGCATAAGAATTGGTTTCAAGGGACAGCGGATGCGGTTCGGCAAAATATGGATTATCTTCTGGAATGCCCCGTCGAGTATTTCCTTATTCTTTCTGGAGATCAGCTTTATAACATCAATTTCCGAGAGATGGTTCTTTTTGCTAAAAAAACAGATGCCGATGTGGTCATAGCGGCCCTGCCTGTCACTGCCCAAGAAGCGACACGCATGGGAGTTTTAAAAATCAACGAGAACGACTTTATTACAGACTTTTATGAAAAGCCTCAAGAAAAAGAGCTTTTGCAAAAACTTCGCAGTCCTTCCGAAACCTTGGAACGGGCAGGCGTCAATCCGGCCAGCAAACGCCACCATCTCGGTTCGATGGGAATTTATTTATTTAAACGCAAAGCGCTTGTCGATCTCCTTATGAAAGATCCGAGAGAAGATTTTGGTAAGCACCTTATTCCAACCAAAGTTCAATCCGGCCAAGCTGCGGCTTTCTTATATGATGGGTATTGGGAAGACATTGGAACTATTGAAACGTTTTATCAAGCTAATATGGCGTTGACGGAGTCTAATCCAAAATTTAGCTTTCATAATGAACTTCGCCCCATTTTCACTTCCCGTTACGATCTTCCGCCCGCTAAATTTTTTCAAACCCAAATTGATAAAAGTCTGCTTTGCGAAGGGGCAATAGTCGAAGCGGATGAGGTGACTCATAGCTTGTTAGGGCCACGGACAATGATAAGAAAAGGCTCGATTATCCGAGATACTTATATCATGGGCAATGATTACTATATTTCAACGGTCAGCGATCATCACCGCCTTCCCCCCGCTCCCCACATTGGAGAAAATTGCTTGATCAAGCGTGCAATCATTGATAAGAACGTCCATATCGGTCACGGAGTGCAGCTCATCAATAAGCAAAACCTCACCCATTATAATGGGGAAAATATTTTTATCCGCGATGGCATTATTATTGTTCCACGAGGAGCGACCCTGCCAGACGGCTTCATCCTCTAA
- a CDS encoding SH3 domain-containing protein — MKFIYYAFFLLHPLFDLLGSSLLEEANLNYQKGEQAASYPERKKAFNQALKLYLQLEEQEGGSSSALNQALADTYFQLGEYPWSILYNYRALKLDPGNSLILSHLALAKEKLGLDPAPPSYSRLYNFAFTPFLSFPHRFELIFWALLATLLTGSMAIWWNKTFLNYLFAFSSLSAFLLLSNVLLTFYFGPIEAILVRSTGLYRAPDIQFSQLSSQPLLTGSKVRVANIEEQGTWLKIITDQGQVGYIPAFAARLI, encoded by the coding sequence ATGAAATTCATTTACTATGCTTTTTTTCTCCTCCATCCTCTTTTTGACCTTTTAGGAAGTTCGCTTTTAGAAGAGGCCAATCTTAATTATCAAAAGGGCGAACAAGCGGCTTCTTATCCAGAAAGAAAAAAAGCGTTCAATCAGGCCTTAAAACTCTATCTTCAGCTTGAAGAACAAGAAGGCGGCTCTTCAAGTGCGCTCAATCAAGCATTAGCGGATACCTATTTCCAATTAGGCGAATATCCATGGTCGATTCTCTATAACTATCGCGCACTGAAACTCGATCCTGGCAATTCCCTTATTCTCTCCCATTTGGCCTTAGCAAAAGAGAAATTAGGGCTTGATCCAGCCCCTCCATCTTATAGCCGGCTATACAATTTTGCCTTTACTCCCTTTCTTTCTTTTCCCCATCGCTTTGAGCTAATCTTTTGGGCCCTCTTAGCCACTTTATTGACCGGTTCAATGGCTATCTGGTGGAATAAAACCTTTCTGAACTATCTATTCGCTTTTTCTTCCCTCTCAGCATTCTTACTTCTCTCAAATGTTCTCCTTACCTTTTACTTCGGCCCTATCGAGGCCATCCTAGTCAGGTCAACCGGACTTTACCGCGCTCCCGATATCCAATTTTCCCAGTTAAGTTCCCAGCCTCTTCTAACGGGTTCTAAAGTGCGTGTGGCCAATATAGAAGAGCAAGGAACGTGGCTCAAAATCATTACAGACCAAGGACAAGTTGGCTATATCCCAGCCTTTGCAGCTCGATTAATATAA